The following are encoded together in the Flavihumibacter fluvii genome:
- a CDS encoding PhoH family protein, giving the protein MTEKIINLETVNPIEFFGVNNGKLDILKKKFPLLKILSRGTQIKLSGAPEQVDTAKEKITLLIQYLERNGHMSENYFEQILGGDDAETVDHFVERNPNDVLVFGPNGKTVRARTANQKRMVTGADKNDVLFAIGPAGTGKTYTAVALAVRALKNKIVKKIILTRPAVEAGESLGFLPGDLKEKIDPYLRPLYDALDDMIPADKLGYYMSNRTIEIAPLAYMRGRTLDNAFIILDEAQNATDLQLKMFLTRIGANAKAIITGDLTQVDLPKNQKSGLDKAVRILKNVDGISHIALDEEDVVRHRLVKAIIRAYDREKEREQQIP; this is encoded by the coding sequence TTGACAGAAAAAATCATCAACCTCGAGACCGTTAACCCCATCGAATTCTTTGGCGTTAATAATGGAAAACTAGACATTCTCAAGAAAAAATTTCCACTCTTAAAAATCTTATCCCGCGGCACCCAAATCAAATTAAGTGGGGCACCTGAACAAGTAGACACAGCAAAAGAAAAGATCACTTTGTTAATCCAGTATCTTGAACGCAATGGTCACATGAGTGAAAATTATTTTGAACAGATACTGGGTGGTGATGATGCAGAAACAGTTGATCATTTTGTAGAAAGAAATCCAAACGATGTTTTGGTATTTGGCCCGAATGGCAAAACCGTCAGGGCCAGGACCGCCAACCAGAAAAGGATGGTAACTGGTGCTGACAAGAATGATGTATTGTTTGCGATCGGTCCGGCCGGTACCGGTAAAACTTATACTGCAGTAGCCCTGGCAGTAAGGGCGCTGAAAAATAAAATTGTAAAAAAGATCATCCTGACGAGGCCTGCAGTTGAAGCCGGTGAAAGCCTGGGCTTCCTTCCAGGGGACCTGAAAGAAAAAATCGACCCTTACTTACGCCCATTATATGATGCCCTGGATGATATGATCCCGGCTGATAAACTAGGTTATTATATGAGTAACCGAACCATTGAAATTGCGCCACTGGCTTATATGCGCGGAAGGACGCTGGATAACGCCTTTATCATCCTTGATGAAGCGCAAAACGCTACGGACCTTCAGTTGAAGATGTTCCTCACGCGTATTGGCGCCAACGCCAAAGCCATTATTACCGGCGACTTAACCCAGGTAGATTTACCGAAAAACCAAAAGAGCGGACTAGACAAAGCGGTTCGTATCCTGAAAAATGTTGATGGTATCTCCCACATTGCACTGGATGAAGAAGATGTGGTTAGGCACCGTCTTGTTAAAGCCATTATCAGGGCTTATGACCGCGAAAAGGAAAGAGAACAGCAGATTCCGTGA
- the queD gene encoding 6-carboxytetrahydropterin synthase QueD, protein MLLFKQFTFDSAHFLPNVPLGHKCKEMHGHTYHLKVWLEGDLHPELGWVMDFAELKAVVKPIVERLDHKCLNNITGLENPTCERIAVYIWDNIKPHLPLLVKVELHETPTSGVIYHG, encoded by the coding sequence ATGTTATTGTTTAAGCAGTTTACTTTCGATTCCGCCCATTTTTTACCAAATGTTCCTCTTGGGCATAAATGCAAGGAAATGCACGGCCATACTTATCACCTTAAGGTTTGGCTGGAAGGTGACCTGCACCCGGAATTAGGCTGGGTAATGGATTTCGCCGAGTTAAAAGCCGTTGTGAAACCCATTGTGGAGCGACTGGATCACAAATGCCTGAATAATATTACCGGACTCGAGAATCCAACATGCGAGCGTATCGCTGTTTACATCTGGGACAATATCAAACCTCACCTGCCTTTACTGGTAAAAGTTGAACTGCATGAAACCCCAACATCCGGGGTAATATATCATGGATAG
- a CDS encoding SET domain-containing protein, translating into MKFLLYNKASNIDGTGCFTAEKIPAKRKIGNLGGEIISVREARKRVQLQNKVAMVEFGDGRALDASINPNELRYVNHSCNGNTYMRCCYGKVEFYAKRVIRKGEEITCDYGETHHDGKLSCKCGAANCKGKI; encoded by the coding sequence ATGAAATTTCTCTTATATAATAAGGCCAGTAATATAGACGGCACCGGGTGTTTTACCGCAGAAAAAATACCTGCAAAAAGAAAGATCGGAAACCTTGGCGGAGAAATCATTTCCGTTCGCGAAGCCCGGAAAAGGGTGCAACTTCAAAATAAGGTTGCTATGGTTGAATTTGGCGACGGGCGGGCACTAGACGCATCCATTAATCCCAATGAATTGCGTTATGTAAACCATTCCTGCAATGGTAACACATACATGAGGTGTTGTTATGGGAAGGTAGAATTTTATGCAAAAAGAGTCATCAGGAAAGGAGAAGAAATTACCTGTGATTATGGAGAAACACACCACGATGGAAAATTATCCTGTAAATGTGGTGCTGCAAATTGCAAAGGGAAAATCTGA
- the cysM gene encoding cysteine synthase CysM, giving the protein MAGILDLVGNTPLVELKHIISNAGVTIYAKLEGNNPGGSVKDRAAYGMIKGAMDRGEIKPGIKLIEATSGNTGIALAMIASVFGVEIELVMPEDATRERVLGMEAFGAKVILTPKEKSMEGAIDYANEQVSKGGYLMLNQFANPDNYMMHYRTTGPEIWRDTKGQVTHFVSAMGTTGTIMGVSRFLKEQNNAIQIVGCQPSEGSRIPGIRKWPEAYLPKIFDRSRVDRTIEIDEKDARKMANRLAREEAIFSGMSSGGAVHAAIELSKELSSGIIVCIICDRGDRYLSTDLFG; this is encoded by the coding sequence ATGGCCGGAATTTTAGACCTAGTTGGGAATACCCCCCTTGTGGAATTAAAGCATATCATTTCTAATGCAGGTGTCACTATTTATGCCAAACTAGAAGGGAATAATCCCGGTGGCAGTGTTAAGGACAGGGCAGCATATGGCATGATCAAAGGCGCCATGGATCGAGGCGAAATCAAACCAGGTATAAAGTTAATTGAAGCAACCAGTGGAAATACCGGAATTGCCCTGGCGATGATTGCCAGTGTTTTCGGTGTTGAAATTGAACTGGTGATGCCGGAAGATGCCACCAGGGAAAGGGTCCTGGGTATGGAAGCATTTGGCGCTAAAGTAATTCTTACTCCCAAGGAGAAATCCATGGAGGGCGCTATTGATTATGCAAATGAACAGGTAAGCAAAGGAGGTTACCTGATGTTAAACCAGTTTGCCAATCCGGATAATTACATGATGCATTACCGGACCACCGGACCGGAGATCTGGCGGGATACTAAAGGCCAGGTTACCCATTTTGTTTCTGCCATGGGCACTACAGGAACTATTATGGGGGTTTCCCGTTTCCTGAAGGAACAAAACAATGCTATCCAAATCGTAGGTTGCCAGCCCAGTGAAGGTTCAAGGATTCCAGGCATCCGCAAATGGCCTGAAGCCTATCTCCCCAAAATATTCGACCGTAGCCGCGTAGACCGAACCATCGAGATCGATGAGAAAGATGCCCGTAAAATGGCCAACCGCCTTGCCCGTGAAGAAGCTATCTTCAGCGGAATGAGCAGTGGCGGTGCGGTACATGCAGCAATTGAATTATCCAAAGAACTAAGTAGCGGAATAATTGTTTGTATTATTTGTGATCGCGGCGACCGGTACCTTTCTACCGACTTATTTGGATAA
- a CDS encoding RNA polymerase sigma factor has translation MNEDRYRHISEQELLNRFYTDNNKEWLGILLQRYTLLLLGVCMKYLKNEEAARDAVQQIFLKAITELGKYRVDYFKSWLYIIAKNHCLMQFREKNRHLVELNDQLQLPVDNDGLPEIREKEKLLDWMHEGLQNLNAEQQQCVTLFYLEKKSYHQISVETGFNLLQVKSFIQNGKRNLRAMIERKVLINEQKP, from the coding sequence GTGAACGAAGACAGGTACCGACATATCAGTGAGCAGGAATTATTGAACAGGTTTTATACCGACAACAATAAAGAATGGCTGGGAATATTGCTTCAGCGGTACACCCTCCTGTTACTTGGCGTTTGCATGAAATACCTGAAAAATGAGGAGGCTGCCAGGGATGCCGTTCAGCAAATCTTCCTAAAAGCCATCACCGAACTGGGCAAATACAGGGTAGATTATTTCAAGTCCTGGTTATATATAATTGCAAAGAATCATTGCCTCATGCAATTCAGGGAGAAGAACCGGCATCTTGTAGAATTAAATGACCAACTTCAACTACCGGTTGATAATGATGGACTCCCGGAAATCAGGGAAAAGGAAAAATTGCTCGACTGGATGCATGAAGGCCTTCAGAACCTGAATGCAGAACAACAGCAATGCGTAACTTTATTTTACCTTGAAAAGAAAAGTTATCACCAGATTTCGGTTGAAACCGGGTTCAATCTTTTGCAGGTAAAAAGCTTTATACAGAATGGCAAAAGAAATTTGCGCGCGATGATTGAACGAAAAGTGCTGATTAATGAACAGAAGCCATGA
- a CDS encoding DUF2452 domain-containing protein, whose protein sequence is MVQAYNFLASWQLFPEKCTYEKGMPPRSGNYRIDSVNEQQELNIQINWVSLDNEAYYSQYEMRPDGKTRPFSDHSLAECIRSEIVNGSTIIVDFLRSEESVLQVKKEILSNGYLRITQTGKDEAGNDFRNIDIYHKQLSVLPYASSVGSVVIKPTEEGVIKHKALQAMEEQTNMHLDQIRQQIELLARQAQEIRKRKELSMMVYQAKLNFQPVIGHTYYLYQKMDSTHILSMISPKEWGGNGPFRQFIAAVKLLADHTWMEEKYAEQGHTAQ, encoded by the coding sequence ATGGTTCAAGCTTACAATTTTCTTGCATCCTGGCAATTATTTCCTGAAAAATGCACCTACGAAAAAGGCATGCCCCCCAGGTCGGGAAATTATCGGATTGATTCCGTGAATGAACAACAGGAATTAAATATCCAGATCAATTGGGTATCCCTGGATAATGAAGCCTACTATTCCCAGTATGAAATGCGTCCCGACGGGAAGACAAGGCCCTTTTCAGACCACTCCCTGGCTGAATGTATCAGGTCTGAAATTGTAAATGGCTCTACCATTATTGTAGATTTCCTCCGTAGTGAAGAGTCTGTCCTGCAGGTAAAAAAAGAGATATTAAGTAATGGATACCTGCGCATCACGCAAACAGGAAAGGATGAAGCGGGTAATGATTTCAGGAATATAGATATCTACCACAAACAACTCAGTGTACTGCCATATGCTTCTTCAGTAGGAAGCGTTGTTATAAAACCAACAGAAGAAGGCGTTATTAAGCATAAGGCTTTGCAGGCCATGGAGGAGCAGACTAATATGCACCTCGACCAGATCAGGCAACAAATAGAATTATTAGCACGGCAGGCGCAGGAGATCAGGAAGAGAAAGGAATTATCCATGATGGTGTACCAGGCTAAACTCAATTTCCAACCTGTGATCGGCCATACTTATTACCTGTACCAAAAAATGGATAGCACCCATATCTTGTCAATGATCAGTCCGAAGGAATGGGGTGGTAATGGTCCCTTCAGACAATTCATTGCCGCAGTAAAATTATTGGCAGACCATACCTGGATGGAAGAAAAATATGCAGAACAGGGGCATACTGCACAGTAA
- a CDS encoding C40 family peptidase, which yields MFSNPLYIPIVAACAVREAADHRSEMTSQLLLGEQVQVLDEYQNQWLLVKSIHDGYEGWCQKIQLSALEKPIPEIQGYFSGSIGIANVNGHPMTIFSGTPVYRSEIFTISSRISFTGLACHFERSDMPESGILRQAALAYLNTPYLWGGRTIAGIDCSGFVQMVYRQLGVHLLRDASLQATMGESIGFLQEAGCGDLVFFDDPDGRIIHVGMLMNDHEIIHAAGKVRIDDIDHEGIISRDLMKRTHHLRLIRRYLP from the coding sequence ATGTTTTCAAATCCATTATACATACCTATTGTTGCGGCTTGTGCCGTGCGTGAAGCGGCAGACCACCGAAGCGAAATGACGAGCCAGTTATTACTAGGTGAACAAGTACAGGTGCTGGATGAATATCAAAATCAATGGCTTCTGGTAAAATCCATCCATGACGGATATGAGGGCTGGTGCCAGAAAATTCAACTCTCGGCATTAGAGAAGCCCATTCCTGAGATTCAGGGATATTTTTCAGGGTCGATTGGTATTGCTAACGTTAATGGCCATCCGATGACAATTTTTTCGGGTACGCCGGTATACAGGAGCGAAATTTTCACAATCAGTTCCCGTATTTCATTTACTGGCCTGGCTTGTCATTTTGAAAGAAGTGACATGCCTGAATCCGGCATCCTGCGGCAGGCAGCATTGGCCTATTTAAATACCCCTTATTTGTGGGGTGGAAGAACTATTGCTGGCATCGATTGCAGTGGTTTTGTGCAGATGGTATACCGCCAATTGGGCGTGCACCTGTTGCGTGACGCCAGCCTGCAGGCCACAATGGGGGAGTCAATTGGTTTTTTGCAGGAAGCCGGTTGTGGTGATCTTGTTTTTTTTGATGATCCGGACGGCCGGATCATCCATGTAGGGATGCTAATGAATGACCATGAAATTATCCATGCAGCAGGTAAAGTAAGGATCGACGATATTGATCATGAAGGGATCATAAGTCGCGACCTTATGAAGCGAACCCATCACCTGCGGCTTATCCGTCGTTATCTGCCGTAA
- a CDS encoding YdeI/OmpD-associated family protein, producing the protein MVKFSTTIQKFGAQGEKTGWTYVPISAEIANRLKAGCRQSFRVRGKLDTLEIEAMALIPMGDGKFILPLKADIRKKLGKKKGDTLQLNLSEDKKPYQICAELIDCLQDEPGALDHFNKLSGSHKRYFSKWIESAKTTPTRVKRITMAVNALARGWGFPEMIRAGSNEQ; encoded by the coding sequence ATGGTAAAATTTTCGACTACTATACAGAAATTCGGGGCACAGGGCGAGAAGACAGGTTGGACCTATGTTCCAATATCTGCCGAAATCGCCAACCGGCTGAAAGCTGGATGCCGGCAATCTTTCCGCGTCAGGGGTAAATTGGATACCCTTGAGATTGAGGCTATGGCGCTGATTCCAATGGGTGATGGGAAATTTATCCTTCCTTTGAAAGCCGATATCCGTAAGAAACTGGGAAAAAAGAAAGGTGATACCTTGCAACTGAACCTCTCTGAAGATAAAAAGCCTTACCAGATTTGTGCAGAATTGATTGACTGCCTGCAGGACGAACCAGGCGCATTGGATCATTTTAACAAGTTATCCGGTTCACACAAACGGTATTTCAGCAAATGGATCGAATCTGCCAAAACTACCCCAACCCGTGTTAAACGAATTACCATGGCTGTGAACGCACTTGCCCGGGGTTGGGGCTTTCCTGAAATGATAAGGGCCGGCTCAAATGAACAATGA
- a CDS encoding SOS response-associated peptidase: MCYYNRLIVPVQQAFNIGDFTIEWPAELRQAHPIQSGFEFGDWPIIIWSEEKQVPQLVNAHWEFLAPWIKSFREVEAGRQNYTTLNAIGEKMLESRLYKDAVIKRRCLVLSSGFYEWRHWKPPGAKKDMAIPYFIYLPGEPMFMMGGIWQPWTDEETGEHVISFAIVTTEANKLMAQVHNKKKRMPLILDQARAAKWIQPSLTKSEIQSLTHFHFDAAKMRAYTIAKDFRTATDPIQSVEYDFLPAIN; this comes from the coding sequence ATGTGTTATTATAATAGGCTTATAGTACCGGTTCAGCAGGCATTCAATATTGGTGATTTTACCATTGAATGGCCTGCTGAATTACGTCAGGCACATCCCATACAAAGTGGATTTGAATTTGGTGATTGGCCTATTATTATTTGGTCGGAAGAAAAACAAGTGCCCCAGTTGGTAAATGCACATTGGGAATTCCTCGCTCCATGGATAAAGTCTTTTAGGGAAGTAGAGGCCGGTCGGCAAAATTATACCACCCTGAATGCCATAGGAGAGAAGATGTTAGAGTCCCGGTTATATAAAGACGCTGTTATTAAAAGAAGATGCCTGGTTTTGTCGAGCGGATTTTATGAGTGGCGCCATTGGAAACCACCTGGTGCAAAAAAAGACATGGCCATTCCTTATTTTATATACCTGCCCGGGGAACCGATGTTTATGATGGGGGGGATATGGCAACCATGGACAGACGAGGAGACTGGGGAACACGTGATCAGCTTTGCAATTGTTACCACTGAGGCAAACAAGCTGATGGCACAGGTACATAACAAGAAAAAGCGAATGCCCCTGATTCTAGATCAGGCAAGGGCAGCGAAATGGATCCAGCCTTCACTTACAAAGTCAGAAATTCAGTCTTTGACGCATTTTCATTTCGATGCGGCAAAGATGAGGGCCTATACTATAGCCAAAGATTTCCGCACAGCCACTGACCCGATCCAATCGGTGGAATATGATTTCCTGCCTGCAATCAATTAA
- a CDS encoding DUF4878 domain-containing protein, with translation MKYVPTLLAFFTPLIFCIGCSGDDRFRKAEDAEDAGREFIRASLDGNMKKAEFYLLRDSVNNMLFEKWKTGEYNKLNPEERMSYKQANILPLKIEKENDSTVNYTYSNTYKNKDTTTVKIVRVNGEWLVDFKDIH, from the coding sequence ATGAAATACGTCCCAACACTCCTCGCTTTCTTTACCCCGTTAATTTTTTGTATTGGATGCAGTGGTGATGACCGCTTCAGGAAAGCGGAAGATGCAGAAGATGCCGGAAGGGAATTCATCCGGGCTTCACTGGATGGAAATATGAAAAAAGCCGAATTCTACCTTTTGAGAGATTCAGTGAATAATATGCTGTTTGAAAAATGGAAAACCGGTGAGTATAATAAACTAAACCCGGAAGAAAGGATGAGTTATAAGCAAGCCAATATCCTTCCATTGAAGATCGAGAAAGAAAATGATTCCACCGTTAATTATACCTATTCAAATACGTATAAAAACAAAGACACCACTACAGTAAAAATTGTCAGAGTAAATGGTGAATGGCTGGTTGATTTTAAAGACATACACTGA
- a CDS encoding beta-N-acetylhexosaminidase — MLRTFQFSFLLLVVTIVQAQSAGSLPALIPIPVKMKLTGETYTLPKTMTISTPSGIPAIEFIAEHIAGKLKSAAAIQSNIIHTSKADIVLVINNPVDKSIGKEGYHLLVQGDGIQIKANEAAGLFYGTQSLWQLFPAEIESKIPVQNIDWSIPRVAITDMPRFAWRGMMLDVARHFFTKQQVKDFIDNMVRYKYNMLHLHLTDDQGWRLEIKSLPRLTEVGAFRAERTGRWGEFKPQQTGEASNYGGFYTQDDIRELLVYARERFVTILPEIDIPGHSLAMVAAYPELSCTPGTYQVSVGNRFMIWPGNGTFYGTLDNNLCPANEEVYAMLDKIFTEVAALFPFEYIHMGGDETYKGFWEKSDAVKALMKKEKLKDMHEVQSYFVKRVAKIISAKGKKMIGWDEIMEGGLEPGATVMSWRGEKGGIEAAKLKHQVVMSPSTYAYVDLYQGDPLAEPPTYSMLRLKKSYGFNPVPPGVDSIYILGGQANLWSERLHTTRHMEYMLWPRGWAIAESVWSPVANKNWTDFVSRAEMHFKRFDAAGINYSRSMYDPIVEVQKIKDSTIQVGLSTEVGGLDIHYSFDEFYPDQFYPLYTSPLLFPEGASSLKITTYRKGKKMGKDINLPLTELRKRAK, encoded by the coding sequence ATGTTAAGAACATTCCAATTTTCTTTCCTTTTACTGGTTGTTACGATAGTCCAGGCACAATCTGCGGGAAGTCTACCTGCACTTATCCCGATCCCGGTTAAAATGAAGCTGACTGGTGAGACTTATACTTTACCGAAAACTATGACCATCAGCACACCATCCGGAATACCGGCCATTGAATTCATTGCAGAGCATATTGCCGGAAAATTGAAATCCGCAGCTGCTATCCAATCGAACATAATCCATACATCAAAGGCTGATATTGTTTTAGTGATCAACAATCCAGTTGATAAATCTATTGGAAAAGAAGGCTACCATCTATTGGTGCAGGGCGATGGAATACAGATCAAAGCCAACGAAGCAGCCGGATTATTTTATGGTACTCAGTCATTGTGGCAATTATTTCCTGCAGAAATTGAAAGTAAGATTCCAGTGCAAAATATCGACTGGTCTATTCCGAGGGTAGCCATCACCGATATGCCACGGTTTGCCTGGCGCGGCATGATGCTTGATGTAGCCCGCCATTTTTTCACCAAACAGCAGGTGAAAGATTTCATCGATAATATGGTGCGCTATAAATACAATATGCTACACCTCCACCTGACCGATGACCAGGGCTGGCGCCTTGAGATCAAAAGCCTGCCGAGATTAACGGAAGTGGGAGCCTTCAGGGCTGAACGTACCGGCCGGTGGGGTGAATTCAAACCACAGCAAACCGGCGAAGCCAGTAATTATGGCGGATTCTATACACAAGATGATATTCGTGAATTACTGGTCTATGCCAGGGAAAGATTTGTTACCATTTTGCCTGAGATAGATATTCCCGGACATAGCCTGGCCATGGTAGCCGCCTATCCGGAATTAAGTTGTACGCCTGGCACCTACCAGGTTAGTGTGGGTAACCGGTTTATGATCTGGCCTGGCAACGGCACCTTTTACGGAACGCTTGATAATAATTTATGTCCGGCTAACGAAGAGGTATACGCGATGCTGGATAAAATCTTTACCGAAGTTGCTGCACTATTCCCATTTGAATATATACACATGGGAGGTGATGAAACCTATAAAGGTTTCTGGGAAAAAAGTGATGCCGTTAAAGCACTCATGAAAAAAGAAAAACTGAAAGACATGCATGAAGTGCAAAGTTATTTTGTAAAGCGTGTAGCAAAGATCATCAGTGCAAAAGGGAAGAAAATGATTGGCTGGGATGAGATTATGGAAGGCGGATTGGAACCCGGCGCAACAGTGATGAGCTGGCGAGGTGAAAAAGGAGGAATTGAAGCAGCCAAATTAAAGCACCAGGTGGTGATGTCCCCCTCAACCTACGCCTATGTTGATCTATATCAGGGCGACCCCCTTGCCGAACCACCCACCTACTCCATGCTTCGACTCAAAAAATCATATGGTTTTAATCCGGTTCCCCCAGGAGTCGATTCCATCTACATTTTAGGCGGCCAGGCAAACCTGTGGAGTGAAAGATTACATACCACCCGGCATATGGAATATATGCTTTGGCCCAGAGGTTGGGCAATTGCAGAATCTGTCTGGAGCCCGGTAGCCAATAAAAACTGGACAGATTTTGTATCCCGTGCAGAAATGCATTTTAAAAGGTTTGATGCTGCAGGGATAAATTATTCACGCAGTATGTATGATCCGATTGTAGAGGTGCAGAAAATTAAGGACAGTACCATACAGGTTGGTTTAAGTACGGAAGTAGGTGGGCTCGATATCCACTATAGTTTTGATGAATTTTACCCGGACCAGTTTTATCCTTTATATACATCCCCTTTGCTATTTCCTGAAGGCGCATCCAGCCTGAAAATAACCACCTACAGGAAAGGGAAAAAAATGGGCAAGGACATCAACCTGCCATTAACGGAATTAAGGAAAAGGGCAAAATGA
- a CDS encoding DUF4268 domain-containing protein yields the protein MFPKLPASLIRTRFFTAFGQYMAPVPSASGDPVNWMNYKTGVKPVFFRLETPNRGAEIGFLIQHPDQHLRFRLYNLFLDFQPQFEEMIGHDWTWSRQISSGEGQIVSRIYDRIDNVSVLDHKDWPALISFFKPRLLAMDAFWWLVKDQFE from the coding sequence ATGTTTCCGAAACTGCCCGCCTCATTAATCAGAACCCGTTTTTTCACGGCTTTTGGCCAGTACATGGCTCCGGTCCCTTCTGCCAGTGGCGATCCTGTAAACTGGATGAATTATAAAACGGGTGTAAAACCTGTTTTTTTCCGGCTGGAGACCCCCAATAGGGGTGCTGAGATCGGTTTTTTGATCCAGCATCCTGACCAGCACCTGCGCTTCCGGTTGTATAACCTGTTCCTGGACTTTCAACCCCAGTTTGAGGAAATGATTGGGCATGACTGGACCTGGTCAAGGCAGATTTCGTCAGGTGAGGGGCAGATTGTCAGTCGGATATATGACAGGATCGATAATGTTTCTGTCCTGGACCATAAAGACTGGCCGGCTCTGATCAGTTTTTTCAAACCCAGGCTGCTGGCGATGGATGCTTTTTGGTGGTTGGTAAAGGATCAGTTTGAATGA
- a CDS encoding DsbA family protein, with translation MNNSKIEIIDPRTVWIGADAAQVDLVMYGDYESEACAKAQDIIDQLLKQHRNTIRFQYRHFPLTRIHQYAHKAAEAAVAAVQEGRFWEMHHLLFAHRKRLGSISLKEYASEAGVKDKNFIPKLVDSVYGWTVRADLLEGVDKGVRDVPAIFINDVLFEGKINGASLTRAIQELLPAKQSKRA, from the coding sequence ATGAATAATAGTAAAATTGAAATAATTGACCCTAGAACCGTATGGATAGGGGCTGATGCTGCCCAGGTGGACCTGGTGATGTACGGAGACTATGAAAGCGAAGCCTGTGCAAAAGCGCAGGATATTATAGACCAGTTACTTAAGCAGCACCGAAATACAATCCGGTTCCAGTACCGCCATTTCCCGCTTACAAGGATCCACCAATACGCTCATAAAGCCGCTGAAGCTGCCGTTGCCGCTGTACAGGAAGGCCGTTTTTGGGAAATGCATCACCTTCTCTTTGCCCATAGAAAGCGTCTTGGCTCTATCAGCCTGAAAGAGTATGCCTCAGAAGCGGGTGTAAAAGATAAAAACTTTATTCCCAAATTGGTGGATTCTGTGTATGGCTGGACGGTAAGGGCCGACTTGCTGGAAGGGGTTGATAAAGGTGTGCGTGATGTTCCGGCAATTTTTATCAATGATGTTTTATTTGAAGGAAAAATCAATGGTGCTTCGCTCACCAGGGCAATTCAGGAATTATTACCGGCTAAACAATCTAAAAGGGCCTGA
- a CDS encoding YtxH domain-containing protein: MDSHYLLSLRSTINFITMSTNGEELKDKPENIFEETADKVGEKAEELWKQLQAKTGFSDEKISDLKIKASSKIDELKAEMDTWDDEAKEKWEELKGKAGSWWAKIKDEFDGDEENEKKV, translated from the coding sequence ATGGATAGTCATTATTTGTTATCTTTAAGATCAACAATAAATTTTATTACTATGAGTACAAACGGGGAAGAATTAAAAGACAAGCCAGAAAATATTTTTGAAGAAACTGCAGATAAAGTGGGCGAAAAAGCTGAAGAGCTTTGGAAGCAATTACAGGCAAAGACAGGATTTAGTGATGAAAAAATTAGTGATTTGAAAATCAAGGCCTCCAGCAAAATTGACGAGCTCAAAGCCGAAATGGATACCTGGGATGATGAGGCAAAAGAAAAGTGGGAAGAACTCAAAGGGAAAGCTGGTAGCTGGTGGGCAAAAATAAAGGACGAATTTGACGGGGACGAAGAAAATGAAAAAAAAGTGTAG
- a CDS encoding inorganic diphosphatase has protein sequence MLTVSHPWHGIPTGEHAPRIVNAIIEIPQGSRAKYEIDKDSGMLRLDRIIYSSFYYPCNYGFIPRTYGGDKDPLDILVITSQPVQALCLMDAKVVGVMRMIDNGEADDKIIAVAANDPSVNYYNNIEELPKHFFDELRHFFEEYKKLENKTVVVNEFQDKATALQIIQEAIDFYKENFQK, from the coding sequence ATGCTAACTGTTTCACATCCCTGGCATGGGATACCCACGGGCGAACATGCTCCCAGAATTGTAAATGCCATTATTGAAATTCCACAAGGTTCAAGAGCTAAATACGAGATCGACAAAGACAGCGGTATGCTGAGACTTGACCGCATTATATATTCCTCCTTTTATTATCCCTGCAATTATGGATTTATCCCCCGCACTTATGGCGGAGATAAAGACCCATTGGATATCCTGGTCATAACTTCACAACCAGTTCAGGCACTTTGCCTCATGGATGCAAAAGTGGTGGGTGTCATGAGAATGATCGATAATGGAGAAGCAGATGATAAAATCATTGCTGTGGCTGCAAATGATCCCAGCGTAAACTATTATAATAACATTGAAGAATTACCCAAGCACTTTTTTGATGAATTGCGCCACTTTTTTGAAGAATACAAAAAGCTGGAGAATAAAACCGTGGTAGTGAATGAATTCCAGGATAAAGCCACTGCCCTTCAGATCATCCAGGAAGCCATTGATTTCTATAAAGAAAACTTTCAGAAATAA